The Micromonospora sp. WMMD961 genome has a segment encoding these proteins:
- a CDS encoding alpha/beta hydrolase, which yields MVDESGGQAGRGPVLLLLHGMGTTGDVWLPWAPLLEQRWTGRWLAPDLAGHGWAGPLPSYTFAGFADRIARGLAASDRLVVLGHSLGGVVGLALAARAAGTPVDAVVGLGIKAVWSPDELTRAADLATRPVSWFATRAEAARRYLRVSGLAGLVPPDHPVVDAGLRQVDGRWRLAMDPTAFAVGEPDLAALLAATDVPVVLARGEHDPMVTDEQLKEYGVPVTTLPGLGHNAHVEDPAAVLALLDPYR from the coding sequence GTGGTGGATGAATCGGGTGGTCAAGCCGGTCGCGGGCCGGTCCTGCTGCTCCTGCACGGGATGGGTACGACCGGGGACGTCTGGTTGCCGTGGGCACCGTTGCTGGAGCAGCGCTGGACGGGGCGGTGGCTGGCACCGGACCTCGCCGGCCACGGCTGGGCGGGGCCGCTGCCGTCGTACACCTTCGCGGGGTTCGCCGACCGGATAGCGCGCGGCCTGGCGGCCAGTGACCGGCTGGTCGTGCTCGGGCACTCGCTGGGCGGTGTGGTCGGCCTCGCGCTGGCCGCCCGCGCCGCCGGCACGCCGGTGGACGCGGTGGTCGGGCTGGGCATCAAGGCCGTCTGGTCACCCGACGAGCTGACCCGCGCCGCCGACCTCGCCACCCGCCCGGTCAGCTGGTTCGCCACCCGAGCCGAGGCGGCCCGCCGCTACCTGCGGGTGTCCGGCCTGGCCGGCCTGGTCCCGCCGGACCACCCGGTGGTGGACGCCGGCCTGCGTCAGGTCGACGGCCGGTGGCGCCTCGCCATGGACCCGACCGCGTTCGCCGTCGGTGAGCCCGACCTGGCCGCGCTTCTCGCGGCGACCGACGTGCCGGTCGTGCTGGCGCGCGGGGAGCACGACCCGATGGTCACCGACGAACAGCTCAAGGAGTACGGCGTACCGGTCACCACGCTGCCCGGTCTCGGCCACAACGCCCACGTGGAGGACCCGGCGGCGGTGCTGGCGCTGCTCGACCCGTACCGCTGA